The Candidatus Cloacimonadota bacterium DNA window ATACAAATATGCTTGTATCCAAAAACGATAATGGAAAAGTTCGACTCTATGATCTGAAATACAAAGAAAAGGATGAGTTTGATCTTAACGACATCAAATATTCTCATAAAAAGAAATGGAGCAACTATCAGCGTGGAATAGCAAAAGTTCTTCTCGATGCAGGGTATAAAATCGGTGGAACGGATGTTCTGATCTTCAGTGAAGTGCCCGAAGGTGCCGGTCTTTCATCTTCCGCTTCGATTGAAATTGCCACGCTTCTTTCATTCAAAGAATTATACGATTTAGAGATCAAACCGTTCGAGATGGTTAAACTTGCCCGAAAAGCAGAAAATGAGTTCGTGGGTGTGGAATGCGGAATAATGGATCAATTTGCTTCTCTGGTTTCCAAAGAAGGTCACGCACTTTTTATAGATTGCAGAAGTCTGAAATATCAATATGTTTCGTTGTCATTTGAGGGTTATTCATTTCTTGTGTGTAATTCGATGGTAAAAAGAAAATTGACAGAATCTTCATACAACAAAAGAAGACAGGAATGCAGAAAAACAAAGAGAATTCTGCAGAAATATCTTCCCGAAATAATTGCTCTGCGGGATATTTCTTTCGACGATTTTGGAAGATATGCATCATTTCTTCCTGATACATTAAAGAAAAGAGTCGAGCATGTTGTTTATGAGAACGAGAGAGTGAAACAAGCAGTCGAAGTTCTGAAAAAAGGAAATGCAAAAGCTTTTGGTGAGTTGATGTATCAGTCTCATTTAAGTTTGAAAAAACTTTATGAAGTTAGCACCGAAGAACTGGATTTGCTGGTGGAAATCGGAAAGGATGAATCGGGAGTTTTGGGAGCAAGACTTACCGGAGCCGGTTTTGGAGGATGTGTGATTTATCTCGGGAAAGATTACTGCATCGAAAAGTTGAAAGAAAAAATATTGGATGTGTATTCTAAAAAAACTGGACTTATTCCGCAGTTTTATGAAGTTGTTCCATCTCGTGGAGCAGTATCGCAAGAATTGAGACTCGAGTTCAGAAGAGCGTAGCGAGACTGGACTTGAGACGGTGGGACTGAACTCCATCTGCTTCGCGATGAAGTCCAGTCCTGTAGAGATGCAATCCAATTGATAGGAGTATATTTATGCGCTGTAAAAAAGAAGAATTCACAAAAGATCAATATTTCCATTTTTATAATCATGCTGTCGAAAATGAATTATTATTCAGGGAAGAAGATGATTTTTTTTGGTTTTTAGATAAACTCAACCTAAAATTAGAAAGATATCCAACTTCTGTTTTCGCATATTGCTTAATGTCGAATCATTTTCATTTTTTATTAAGACAGGAATCCGATAAACCAATTTATAAATTATTTAATGACCTTAACAACTCTTATGTTCCTCATTACAATTTCAAATATAAAAGAAAAGGAAGACTTTATAGAGATTCTTTGCAACATATTCATATCAAAAAAGAAAACTATCTGATTTACTTATGCCAATACATTCATTATAATCCACTGAAAGCGGGTTTAGTCAAAGAATTGGAAGATTGGAAATTCTCAAATTATCCAGAGTGGATAGGTTTGAGAAACGGGAAACTTTTCAATAATGAACTACTTCTAACTTATTTTGGAAATGCACAAGAATATAAGAAACAAATAAAAGAACATGAAAAATGTATGAAAGAA harbors:
- the galK gene encoding galactokinase, which gives rise to TNMLVSKNDNGKVRLYDLKYKEKDEFDLNDIKYSHKKKWSNYQRGIAKVLLDAGYKIGGTDVLIFSEVPEGAGLSSSASIEIATLLSFKELYDLEIKPFEMVKLARKAENEFVGVECGIMDQFASLVSKEGHALFIDCRSLKYQYVSLSFEGYSFLVCNSMVKRKLTESSYNKRRQECRKTKRILQKYLPEIIALRDISFDDFGRYASFLPDTLKKRVEHVVYENERVKQAVEVLKKGNAKAFGELMYQSHLSLKKLYEVSTEELDLLVEIGKDESGVLGARLTGAGFGGCVIYLGKDYCIEKLKEKILDVYSKKTGLIPQFYEVVPSRGAVSQELRLEFRRA